In one Candidatus Paceibacterota bacterium genomic region, the following are encoded:
- a CDS encoding polysaccharide biosynthesis/export family protein produces the protein MKRILLLCSSGLLLAAMAGCSSPKANTAPLSQSAKPTGTSATLNFTNQLNPELLRPSDAPFTLGPGDRVEIELLGTPTSRAVTTVGPDGKLYFYLLPGLDVWGLTLKEMRELLQSGLAKYVSEPQVAVTLREVASKHVWLLGRLNQPGVYAMPAPMSLLEAIALAGGTAISSGQVNLQELADLRHSFVMRQGQFVPVDFHRLLREGDTSQNIYLQPDDFVYVPSALSQQIYVLGAVRYPRSVPYSDGMTLVSALANASGATTLDWFTVGSYGVQPDAYLSHVAIVRGSLSEPKMIVADYGAIIKGRAQDVTLEPGDIIYVPNTPYSTLKRYLNTIVNTFVTTLAANEGSAAGGGDTVGVAVPLGR, from the coding sequence ATGAAGAGAATCCTCCTTCTTTGTTCGTCAGGCCTGTTGCTGGCCGCTATGGCGGGATGTTCCAGTCCCAAAGCCAATACGGCGCCATTAAGCCAGTCCGCCAAGCCGACCGGCACTTCTGCCACCCTGAATTTCACGAACCAGTTGAATCCCGAGCTGCTGCGGCCAAGCGATGCCCCTTTCACGCTCGGGCCGGGCGACCGGGTGGAGATTGAGCTACTGGGCACCCCTACCTCGCGTGCGGTCACAACCGTTGGACCGGACGGCAAGCTCTACTTCTACCTGCTGCCCGGGCTGGACGTTTGGGGGCTGACACTGAAGGAGATGCGGGAGCTGCTGCAATCAGGACTGGCAAAGTATGTGAGCGAGCCGCAAGTTGCCGTCACGTTGCGCGAGGTGGCCAGCAAACACGTCTGGTTGCTGGGCCGACTCAACCAGCCCGGGGTGTACGCCATGCCCGCGCCCATGTCGTTGCTGGAGGCCATCGCCCTGGCCGGCGGCACCGCCATTTCCAGCGGTCAGGTCAATCTCCAGGAGCTGGCTGACTTGAGGCATAGCTTCGTCATGCGCCAGGGCCAGTTCGTGCCGGTAGATTTCCACCGTTTGCTGCGCGAAGGTGACACTTCCCAAAACATCTATCTCCAGCCAGACGACTTTGTCTATGTGCCGTCGGCTCTGTCCCAGCAAATCTATGTGCTCGGCGCCGTGCGCTATCCCCGGAGCGTGCCTTACTCCGACGGTATGACGCTTGTGTCGGCACTCGCCAACGCCTCTGGCGCTACGACCTTGGATTGGTTTACGGTCGGCTCTTACGGCGTACAGCCGGACGCTTACCTGTCACACGTCGCCATTGTGCGGGGGTCGCTATCGGAGCCTAAGATGATTGTGGCCGACTACGGAGCAATTATCAAAGGGCGCGCGCAGGATGTGACCCTGGAGCCGGGCGATATCATCTACGTCCCCAACACACCCTACAGCACGCTCAAGCGATACCTCAATACCATCGTGAATACGTTTGTTACGACGCTCGCCGCCAATGAGGGCAGCGCCGCCGGTGGCGGAGATACCGTAGGGGTAGCGGTTCCGCTCGGAAGATAG
- a CDS encoding polysaccharide biosynthesis/export family protein, with translation MNSNCFSQWVVCLLLLAASACLLPAVESEASSETAPAPATGGNTSLSVTPLSKRAAWQQRLTLGPGDVLNLTLFDMVDSTRNDVPIGPDGRITFREARDVMAAGLTIDELRAKLDEALSKYYQNPRTIITPVAFHSKKYIVLGAVGNRGVFNFDRPLSVIEALARAGGLQTGLYGRDTVELADLGHSFLVRNGQRVPVDFERLFEQGDLSQNVPLEPDDFLYFAPASANEIYVLGQVLSPGVAAFLPRTSTMSVIAARGGFTPQAWRSRVLVVRGSLNRPETFVVDTAAILSAKAPDFKLQAKDIVYVSNSPWVKAEELLDTIATAFIQGFTVPTINRKLPPLTTSPWIK, from the coding sequence ATGAATAGCAATTGCTTCAGCCAATGGGTTGTCTGCTTGCTGCTCCTCGCGGCGAGCGCTTGCCTCCTGCCCGCCGTAGAAAGCGAGGCTTCCTCCGAAACGGCACCCGCGCCGGCAACCGGCGGCAATACCTCCCTGTCCGTCACGCCCCTCTCCAAACGCGCTGCCTGGCAGCAGCGGCTGACGCTCGGCCCGGGTGATGTGCTCAATCTCACCCTGTTCGACATGGTGGATTCGACGCGGAACGATGTCCCTATCGGCCCAGATGGCCGGATCACCTTCCGGGAAGCGCGGGATGTCATGGCGGCAGGGCTGACGATTGATGAATTGCGGGCAAAACTGGACGAGGCACTTTCCAAGTACTACCAGAACCCGCGCACCATCATCACGCCGGTAGCCTTCCATAGTAAGAAATACATCGTGCTGGGTGCGGTGGGAAACCGGGGGGTCTTCAACTTCGACCGGCCCCTGAGTGTGATCGAGGCTCTGGCGCGCGCTGGAGGCCTGCAAACCGGGTTGTATGGCCGGGACACTGTGGAACTGGCCGACTTGGGTCACAGTTTCCTGGTGCGTAACGGCCAGCGCGTTCCGGTGGACTTCGAGCGGCTCTTTGAGCAGGGCGATCTCTCTCAGAATGTGCCTCTCGAACCAGATGACTTTCTCTACTTCGCCCCGGCCAGCGCCAACGAGATATATGTCCTGGGCCAAGTGCTTAGCCCGGGTGTAGCCGCGTTCCTGCCCAGAACGAGCACCATGAGCGTCATTGCCGCCCGCGGCGGATTCACGCCCCAAGCCTGGCGCAGCCGTGTGCTGGTCGTGCGTGGCTCGCTAAACCGCCCGGAAACCTTCGTCGTGGATACGGCCGCCATTCTGTCAGCCAAGGCGCCTGACTTCAAACTGCAGGCCAAGGACATCGTCTATGTGAGCAATAGTCCCTGGGTGAAGGCCGAGGAACTGCTCGACACTATCGCTACCGCCTTCATCCAAGGCTTCACGGTCCCAACCATTAACCGGAAATTGCCGCCGTTGACCACAAGCCCTTGGATCAAATAG
- a CDS encoding phosphodiester glycosidase family protein, whose protein sequence is MTARLDRGFTQRFWAVIPALLLVLGPMAAVGQSVSGARAAAVTNALASRPVDAVAHAKISRWKSIFRGVEMCEGSTQVPRRLQVRAVKVDLREPTIGFLVTPRIGQGTNAWGARTTSEFLEEFKCQVALNGSIFDVFARRRGDPMRVEGLSLSRGDFYQSNHRWDALLIGTNRQAWIARAPRNAVGAYNGLSGFYALLVNGRNNGTSTNRHPRSAVGVSRNGRYLILMTIDGRQPGYSEGTSTAETAEWMRKLGAYNALNLDGGGSTALVIEGPDGSPIALNRPCGPPLGMERRVANHLGVYARKLPGRKTLWR, encoded by the coding sequence ATGACAGCAAGATTAGATCGCGGATTCACGCAGAGGTTCTGGGCCGTTATTCCCGCGTTGCTGCTTGTGCTGGGCCCGATGGCGGCGGTTGGACAGTCGGTGTCGGGCGCGCGGGCGGCGGCCGTTACCAACGCTTTGGCCTCCAGGCCGGTGGATGCGGTTGCCCACGCCAAGATCTCCCGCTGGAAGTCCATCTTTCGCGGGGTCGAGATGTGCGAGGGATCAACCCAAGTGCCGCGGCGGCTCCAGGTCCGCGCCGTCAAGGTTGACCTGCGCGAGCCGACGATTGGTTTCCTGGTCACCCCGCGCATTGGCCAGGGGACAAACGCCTGGGGGGCTCGCACCACGTCGGAGTTCCTGGAGGAGTTCAAGTGCCAGGTGGCGCTCAACGGGTCTATCTTCGACGTGTTTGCCAGAAGGCGGGGTGATCCGATGCGTGTCGAGGGCCTGTCACTCTCGCGGGGCGACTTCTACCAGTCTAATCACCGTTGGGACGCTTTGTTGATCGGCACGAACCGGCAGGCCTGGATCGCCCGCGCTCCGAGAAATGCGGTCGGGGCCTATAACGGGCTGAGCGGGTTTTACGCGTTGCTGGTCAATGGCCGGAACAATGGCACCAGCACCAATCGCCATCCGCGATCGGCGGTGGGTGTCAGCCGCAACGGGCGTTACCTGATCCTGATGACCATTGACGGGCGCCAACCGGGCTACAGTGAGGGCACCAGCACGGCGGAGACGGCGGAGTGGATGCGCAAGCTCGGCGCCTACAACGCACTGAACCTTGATGGCGGGGGCAGCACGGCCCTGGTTATCGAAGGGCCTGACGGCTCGCCGATCGCGCTAAACCGTCCCTGCGGCCCGCCGCTGGGCATGGAGCGGCGGGTGGCCAATCACCTCGGTGTCTACGCCAGGAAGTTGCCGGGTCGCAAGACCCTGTGGCGCTGA
- a CDS encoding sugar phosphate isomerase/epimerase, protein MNRVSTSTVTRREFLGALGAAGVALGVAPLAHAAARKKIPVGLQLYSVREQCKADLPGTLAAVAKIGYPGVEFAGYHGRSAKELRKLLDDNGLVCCGTHTPYDSIQGDKLKETIEFNRTIGNKFLIVPWMAEAKSKQEWLDRAQLYNEVAVKVKPEGMWVGYHAHQHDFKKVEGVSAWDLFFGNTKPAVVMQLDTSNCLTGGADPVAVLKRYPGRARTIHLKAHGGGPEAAIGEDQVQWKEVFAFCESKGRTQWYIVEHESGKDPLQAVKRCFEALRGMGKV, encoded by the coding sequence ATGAATCGTGTTTCAACTTCCACTGTGACCCGGCGCGAGTTTCTGGGCGCTCTGGGCGCTGCTGGGGTAGCGCTTGGCGTCGCGCCGCTGGCCCACGCGGCTGCGCGCAAGAAGATCCCGGTCGGCCTCCAGCTTTACTCGGTGCGCGAGCAGTGCAAGGCCGACCTCCCCGGCACGCTGGCGGCGGTCGCCAAGATCGGCTACCCGGGTGTTGAGTTCGCCGGCTACCACGGACGCAGCGCGAAGGAATTGCGCAAGCTGCTCGACGACAACGGCCTCGTCTGCTGCGGCACCCATACTCCTTACGACTCCATTCAGGGCGACAAGCTCAAGGAGACCATCGAGTTCAACCGCACCATTGGGAATAAATTCCTCATCGTCCCCTGGATGGCGGAGGCCAAGTCCAAACAGGAATGGCTTGATCGGGCGCAGCTCTACAACGAAGTCGCCGTCAAGGTGAAGCCCGAAGGCATGTGGGTGGGCTACCATGCGCACCAGCACGATTTCAAGAAGGTCGAAGGCGTGTCGGCTTGGGACTTGTTCTTCGGCAACACCAAGCCAGCCGTGGTCATGCAGCTCGATACCAGTAATTGCCTCACCGGCGGCGCCGACCCGGTGGCCGTGTTAAAGAGATATCCCGGCCGTGCGCGCACCATTCACCTCAAGGCCCATGGCGGCGGCCCCGAGGCGGCCATCGGCGAGGACCAAGTCCAGTGGAAGGAGGTCTTCGCGTTCTGCGAGAGCAAGGGCAGGACCCAGTGGTATATCGTCGAGCACGAGAGCGGCAAAGACCCGCTCCAGGCCGTGAAGCGCTGCTTCGAGGCCCTCCGGGGAATGGGCAAGGTGTAG